In Polyodon spathula isolate WHYD16114869_AA unplaced genomic scaffold, ASM1765450v1 scaffolds_2986, whole genome shotgun sequence, the following proteins share a genomic window:
- the LOC121311127 gene encoding histone H2B 5-like codes for MPEPKAAPAPKKGSKKAVAKSQPKGGKKRRKSRKESYAIYVYKVLKQVHPDTGISSKAMGIMNSFVNDIFERIAGESSRLAHYNKRSTITSREIQTAVRLLLPGELAKHAVSEGTKAVTKYTSSK; via the coding sequence ATGCCCGAACCGAAAGCTGCACCCGCGCCGAAGAAAGGCTCCAAGAAGGCTGTTGCCAAGAGCCAGCCTAAGGGAGGAAAGAAGCGCAGAAAGAGCAGGAAGGAGAGCTACGCGATCTACGTGTACAAAGTGCTGAAGCAGGTCCACCCCGACACCGGCATCTCCTCCAAAGCGATGGGCATCATGAACTCGTTCGTCAACGACATTTTCGAGCGCATCGCCGGCGAGTCGTCCCGCCTGGCTCACTACAACAAGCGCTCCACCATCACTTCCCGGGAGATCCAGACAGCCGTGCGCCTCCTGCTGCCCGGAGAGCTGGCCAAGCACGCCGTgtctgagggcaccaaggccgtCACCAAGTACACCAGCTCCAAGTAA